In Hyperolius riggenbachi isolate aHypRig1 chromosome 10, aHypRig1.pri, whole genome shotgun sequence, a genomic segment contains:
- the LOC137536419 gene encoding histone H3, whose translation MARTKQTARKSTGGKAPRKQLATKAARKSAPATGGVKKPHRYRPGTVALREIRRYQKSTELLIRKLPFQRLVREIAQDFKTDLRFQSSAVMALQEASEAYLVGLFEDTNLCAIHAKRVTIMPKDIQLARRIRGERA comes from the coding sequence ATGGCCAGAACCAAGCAGACCGCCCGCAAGTCCACCGGAGGGAAAGCTCCCCGCAAGCAGCTGGCCACCAAAGCCGCCCGGAAGAGCGCCCCGGCCACCGGAGGAGTGAAGAAGCCTCACCGCTACCGGCCCGGTACAGTGGCTCTCCGAGAGATCCGCCGCTACCAGAAATCCACCGAGCTGCTGATCCGCAAGCTGCCCTTCCAGCGCCTGGTGCGGGAGATCGCCCAGGACTTCAAGACCGACCTGCGCTTCCAGAGCTCGGCGGTCATGGCTCTGCAGGAGGCCAGCGAGGCTTATCTGGTGGGGCTCTTCGAGGACACCAACCTGTGCGCCATCCACGCCAAGAGGGTCACCATCATGCCCAAAGACATCCAGCTGGCCCGCAGGATCCGCGGCGAGAGGGCATAA
- the LOC137536164 gene encoding histone H2A type 1-like has translation MCGRGKQGGKARAKAKTRSSRAGLQFPVGRVHRLLRKGNYAERVGAGAPVYLAAVLEYLTAEILELAGNAARDNKKTRIIPRHLQLAVRNDEELNKLLGGVTIAQGGVLPNIQAVLLPKKTESHKAAKSK, from the coding sequence ATGTGCGGAAGAGGCAAACAAGGCGGCAAGGCTCGTGCCAAGGCCAAGACTCGCTCCTCCCGGGCCGGGCTGCAGTTCCCAGTCGGCCGTGTTCACCGGCTGCTGAGGAAGGGCAACTATGCGGAGCGGGTGGGGGCCGGAGCTCCGGTCTATCTGGCCGCAGTGCTGGAGTATCTGACCGCTGAGATCCTGGAGCTGGCTGGCAACGCCGCCCGGGACAACAAGAAGACCCGCATCATCCCCCGCCACCTGCAGCTGGCCGTGCGCAACGACGAGGAGCTCAACAAGCTGCTGGGTGGGGTGACCATCGCCCAGGGGGGCGTCCTGCCCAACATCCAGGccgtgctgctgcccaagaagaCCGAGAGCCACAAGGCCGCCAAGAGCAAGTAA
- the LOC137536422 gene encoding histone H2A type 2-B — MSGRGKQGGKARAKAKTRSSRAGLQFPVGRVHRLLRKGNYAERVGAGAPVYLAAVLEYLTAEILELAGNAARDNKKTRIIPRHLQLAVRNDEELNKLLGGVTIAQGGVLPNIQAVLLPKKTESHKAAKSK; from the coding sequence ATGTCCGGAAGAGGCAAACAAGGCGGCAAGGCTCGTGCCAAGGCCAAGACTCGCTCCTCCCGGGCCGGCCTGCAGTTCCCAGTCGGCCGTGTTCACCGTCTGCTGAGGAAGGGCAACTATGCGGAGCGGGTGGGGGCCGGAGCTCCGGTCTATCTGGCCGCAGTGCTGGAGTATCTGACCGCTGAGATCCTGGAGCTGGCTGGTAACGCCGCCCGGGACAACAAGAAGACCCGCATCATCCCCCGCCACTTGCAGCTGGCCGTGCGCAACGACGAGGAGCTCAACAAGCTGCTGGGTGGGGTGACCATCGCCCAGGGGGGCGTCCTGCCCAACATCCAGGccgtgctgctgcccaagaagaCCGAGAGCCACAAGGCCGCCAAGAGCAAGTAA
- the LOC137536418 gene encoding histone H2B 1.1-like, producing MPEPAKSAPAPKKGSKKAVSKTQKKDGKKRRKTRKESYAIYVYKVLKQVHPNTGISSKAMSIMNSFVNDIFERIAGEASRLAHYNKRSTITSREIQTAVRLLLPGELAKHAVSEGTKAVTKYTSVK from the coding sequence ATGCCTGAACCAGCCAAGTCCGCCCCGGCGCCCAAGAAGGGCTCTAAGAAAGCGGTGAGCAAGACTCAGAAGAAGGATGGCAAGAAGCGCAGGAAGACCAGGAAGGAGAGCTACGCCATCTACGTGtacaaggtgctgaagcaggtgcaCCCCAACACCGGCATCTCCTCCAAGGCCATGAGCATCATGAACTCCTTCGTCAATGACATCTTCGAGCGCATCGCCGGGGAAGCTTCCCGCCTGGCTCATTACAACAAGCGCTCCACCATCACCTCCCGGGAGATCCAGACCGCCGTCCGCCTGCTGCTGCCGGGAGAGCTGGCCAAGCACGCCGTGTCCGAGGGCACCAAGGCCGTCACCAAGTACACCAGCGTCAAGTAA
- the LOC137536420 gene encoding histone H2B 1.1 — translation MPEPAKSAPAPKKGSKKAVSKTQKKDGKKRRKTRKESYAIYVYKVLKQVHPDTGISSKAMSIMNSFVNDIFERIAGEASRLAHYNKRSTITSREIQTAVRLLLPGELAKHAVSEGTKAVTKYTSAK, via the coding sequence ATGCCTGAACCAGCCAAGTCCGCCCCGGCGCCCAAGAAGGGCTCTAAGAAAGCGGTGAGCAAGACTCAGAAGAAGGACGGCAAGAAGCGCAGGAAGACCAGGAAGGAGAGCTACGCCATCTACGTGtacaaggtgctgaagcaggtgcaCCCCGACACTGGCATCTCCTCCAAGGCCATGAGCATCATGAACTCCTTCGTCAATGACATCTTCGAGCGCATCGCCGGGGAAGCTTCCCGCCTGGCTCATTACAACAAGCGCTCCACCATCACCTCCCGGGAGATCCAGACCGCCGTCCGCCTGCTGCTGCCGGGAGAGCTGGCCAAGCACGCCGTGTCCGAGGGCACCAAGGCCGTCACCAAGTACACCAGCGCCAAGTAA